The Vescimonas coprocola genome includes a window with the following:
- a CDS encoding YoaP domain-containing protein: protein MDYIRIIEDNIDGEHICCAMSGKQSLVKKEWLRQRFAEGLVFYRSRERGKCFIEYIPAEYAWVPIQAEGYLYINCLWVSGSMKGHGYSNDLLAECIRDAKAQGRKGLCTLSAQGRKREFLSDPKYLAHKGFTTADTSACGIELLYLPLVPCAEPPKFKDCAKQPIVEESGFVLYYTDQCPFTYYWVPRVVEAAKAHHIPLKVIHVTSREQAQNVPSPVTTYVLFRDGKFLTQGIQSDKKFLKLAGVEAQ, encoded by the coding sequence ATGGACTATATTCGGATCATCGAGGACAACATCGATGGAGAGCACATCTGCTGCGCCATGTCCGGCAAACAGAGTCTTGTCAAGAAGGAATGGCTCAGGCAGCGGTTTGCGGAGGGACTGGTCTTTTACCGGAGCCGGGAGCGGGGCAAGTGCTTCATCGAATATATCCCGGCGGAGTACGCATGGGTTCCCATTCAGGCGGAGGGATACCTCTACATTAACTGCCTGTGGGTCTCCGGCTCCATGAAAGGCCACGGCTACTCCAATGACCTGCTGGCGGAGTGCATCCGGGATGCCAAGGCGCAGGGGCGAAAGGGTCTGTGCACCCTGTCCGCCCAAGGACGGAAGCGTGAGTTTCTCTCCGACCCGAAGTACCTGGCGCACAAGGGCTTCACAACGGCGGATACCTCTGCATGCGGGATCGAATTGCTGTATCTGCCTCTTGTTCCCTGCGCAGAGCCGCCGAAATTCAAGGACTGCGCCAAACAGCCCATTGTGGAGGAGAGCGGCTTCGTGCTCTATTACACGGATCAGTGTCCCTTCACCTACTACTGGGTGCCGAGAGTGGTGGAGGCTGCCAAGGCGCATCATATTCCCTTGAAGGTCATCCATGTCACCAGCAGGGAGCAGGCGCAGAATGTGCCGTCGCCGGTGACCACCTATGTCCTGTTTCGGGACGGGAAATTTCTGACCCAGGGCATCCAGAGCGACAAGAAATTCCTGAAGCTTGCGGGAGTGGAGGCACAATAG
- a CDS encoding flavin reductase family protein, with product MEGFKAKEYKIFELFDKQWAIVTAGSMAHYNSCTVSWGSLGNIWGHAGHSCPIVTVYVHPARYTSEFLRDSDIFTVSFYPESCRKALSYIGSHSGRDGDKIAAAGLTPVTMGQGVTFREANLTFLCKKLYQHQFSKDDLAPEIQAYYAAAPQVYPDFQGGWQPHIVFVGEITAVRDDR from the coding sequence ATGGAGGGATTCAAGGCGAAGGAATACAAGATTTTTGAGCTGTTTGATAAGCAGTGGGCTATCGTTACCGCCGGGTCCATGGCGCATTACAACAGCTGTACCGTCAGCTGGGGAAGCCTAGGAAATATCTGGGGCCATGCGGGACATAGCTGCCCCATCGTTACGGTCTATGTCCACCCGGCCCGTTACACCAGTGAGTTTTTAAGGGACAGCGACATTTTCACGGTGAGCTTTTACCCGGAGAGCTGCCGAAAGGCGCTGAGTTATATCGGCTCCCACTCCGGCCGGGACGGCGATAAGATTGCCGCTGCCGGGCTGACGCCTGTGACCATGGGACAGGGTGTGACATTCCGGGAGGCGAATCTGACCTTCCTCTGTAAGAAGCTGTATCAGCACCAATTCTCCAAAGATGATCTGGCCCCGGAAATTCAGGCGTATTACGCCGCTGCGCCGCAGGTGTACCCGGACTTTCAGGGCGGCTGGCAGCCGCACATAGTCTTTGTAGGGGAGATCACAGCCGTCAGGGACGACCGGTGA
- a CDS encoding NAD(P)-dependent malic enzyme encodes MSTLKEEALQLHEVHQGKLAVSLKVDIETKHDLSLAYTPGVAEPCLEIAQDREQVYRYTGKGNAVAIVTDGTAVLGLGDIGPEAALPVMEGKACLFKRFGGVDAYPICLNTKDPEEIVRAVQLIAPGFGGINLEDISAPRCFEIEERLIETLDIPVFHDDQHGTAVVVLAALINGAKCLGLELPQVQTVISGAGAAGISVCKLLMKAGVRDITLCDRQGAIWEGREGLNGAKTAMAKVTNRAMRKGSLAEVMEGADLFIGVSGPGIVTQEMVRSMSPQAMVFALSNPVPEIMPELALAAGAKVVATGRSDFPNQINNLLVFPGIFKGALAARASRITEEMMIAAAYAIAGRVSPEELSRECIIPSTFDMGVADVVAEAVKAHVEH; translated from the coding sequence ATGAGTACGCTGAAAGAGGAGGCCCTGCAGCTGCACGAGGTGCATCAAGGGAAGCTGGCGGTGTCGCTGAAGGTGGACATCGAGACCAAGCATGATCTGTCTCTGGCGTATACGCCGGGGGTGGCAGAGCCGTGCCTGGAGATCGCACAGGATCGGGAGCAGGTATACCGATATACGGGCAAGGGAAATGCTGTGGCCATCGTTACCGACGGAACGGCGGTGCTGGGTCTGGGGGATATCGGCCCGGAGGCGGCCCTGCCGGTGATGGAGGGGAAGGCGTGTCTCTTTAAGCGCTTCGGCGGCGTAGATGCCTACCCCATCTGCCTGAACACCAAGGACCCGGAGGAGATCGTGCGGGCGGTGCAGCTGATAGCACCGGGCTTCGGCGGTATCAATCTGGAGGATATTTCGGCGCCCCGGTGCTTCGAGATCGAGGAGCGGCTCATCGAAACACTGGACATTCCCGTGTTCCACGACGATCAGCACGGAACGGCGGTGGTGGTGCTGGCGGCTCTCATCAACGGGGCCAAGTGTCTGGGACTGGAGCTGCCGCAGGTGCAGACGGTCATCAGCGGCGCCGGTGCTGCGGGCATCTCCGTCTGTAAGCTGCTGATGAAGGCGGGGGTGCGGGATATCACCCTCTGCGACCGGCAGGGGGCCATTTGGGAGGGCCGGGAGGGCCTGAACGGGGCCAAGACGGCCATGGCGAAGGTCACTAACCGGGCCATGCGAAAGGGCAGTCTGGCGGAGGTCATGGAGGGAGCCGATCTGTTCATCGGTGTTTCCGGTCCCGGCATCGTCACGCAGGAGATGGTGCGCTCCATGTCACCGCAGGCGATGGTGTTCGCCCTGTCAAACCCGGTTCCGGAGATCATGCCGGAGCTGGCGTTGGCGGCGGGGGCCAAGGTGGTGGCCACCGGCCGGTCGGATTTCCCCAATCAGATCAACAACCTGTTGGTATTCCCCGGAATCTTCAAGGGAGCGTTGGCGGCCCGTGCCTCACGGATCACGGAGGAAATGATGATCGCCGCCGCCTATGCTATCGCCGGGCGGGTCTCCCCGGAGGAGCTGAGCCGGGAGTGCATCATTCCCAGCACCTTCGACATGGGCGTGGCGGATGTAGTGGCCGAGGCCGTGAAGGCCCATGTGGAGCACTGA
- a CDS encoding fumarate hydratase, with amino-acid sequence MRELDTALICQTVADMVVQANCCIGADVMESLRQGRDREEKPLARSILDKLIRNDEIAARRAMPLCQDTGMAVFRVRLGQELHIVGQPLEEALQQGMAQGYREGYLRKSVVRDPVFHRENTGDNTPAVIYYEMVPGDRLELFFAPKGFGSENMSTIKMLKPADGEKGVREFILSAVEKAGPNPCPPIIVGVGIGGTFDKCAQLSKFALMRPVGSRHPDPAYAAMELELLDEINRMDIGPAGLGGRTTALAVHIETYPTHIAGLPVAVNLCCHAYRHAHAVL; translated from the coding sequence ATGAGAGAGCTGGATACGGCGCTGATCTGCCAGACGGTGGCGGATATGGTGGTGCAGGCCAACTGCTGCATCGGTGCAGACGTGATGGAGAGCCTGCGGCAGGGACGGGACCGGGAGGAGAAGCCCTTGGCCCGGAGTATTCTGGACAAGCTCATCCGCAATGATGAAATCGCCGCCCGGCGGGCCATGCCCCTGTGTCAGGATACGGGCATGGCGGTATTTCGGGTGCGGCTGGGGCAGGAGCTCCATATCGTGGGTCAGCCGCTGGAGGAAGCGCTCCAGCAGGGCATGGCGCAGGGCTACCGGGAGGGCTATCTCAGAAAATCCGTGGTGCGGGACCCGGTATTTCATCGGGAGAACACCGGAGATAATACCCCGGCGGTGATCTACTATGAGATGGTGCCGGGAGACAGGCTGGAGCTCTTCTTTGCGCCCAAGGGCTTCGGCAGCGAGAATATGAGCACCATCAAGATGCTCAAGCCCGCCGACGGAGAAAAGGGTGTCCGGGAGTTCATCCTGTCTGCGGTGGAAAAGGCGGGGCCCAACCCCTGTCCGCCGATCATAGTGGGCGTGGGCATCGGAGGAACCTTCGATAAGTGTGCCCAGCTGTCCAAATTTGCCCTGATGCGGCCGGTGGGAAGCCGGCATCCGGATCCGGCTTACGCCGCCATGGAGTTGGAGCTGCTGGACGAGATCAACCGCATGGACATTGGCCCGGCAGGATTAGGCGGAAGGACTACGGCACTGGCGGTACACATCGAGACGTACCCCACCCACATTGCCGGACTGCCGGTGGCGGTGAACCTCTGCTGCCACGCCTATCGTCACGCCCATGCGGTGCTGTAA
- a CDS encoding Fe-S-containing hydro-lyase has protein sequence MKHIRLPLTEADIAALQAGDEVLLSGPLYTARDAAHQRLCRCLQEGKPLPVELAGETIYYVGPSPAKPGEVIGSAGPTTSYRMDPYTPPLLALGLKGMIGKGRRSAEVVQAIREHGAVYFITIGGAAALLAEAVKKKTPVCYEDLGPEAICRLEVESFYAIVGIDSRGNTIIR, from the coding sequence ATGAAGCATATCCGATTGCCGCTGACGGAAGCGGACATTGCGGCCTTGCAGGCGGGGGACGAGGTGCTGCTCAGCGGCCCGCTGTATACGGCACGGGACGCCGCCCATCAGCGGCTGTGCCGCTGCTTGCAGGAGGGAAAGCCTCTGCCGGTGGAACTGGCGGGGGAGACCATTTACTATGTGGGGCCCTCCCCGGCGAAGCCCGGTGAGGTCATTGGCTCCGCCGGCCCTACCACCAGCTATCGAATGGATCCCTACACGCCGCCGCTGCTGGCGCTGGGGCTGAAGGGCATGATCGGGAAGGGCCGCCGTTCTGCAGAGGTGGTGCAGGCCATCCGGGAGCACGGAGCCGTGTACTTTATCACCATCGGCGGCGCTGCGGCGCTGCTGGCGGAGGCCGTCAAGAAAAAAACACCCGTGTGCTACGAGGATCTGGGACCGGAGGCGATTTGCCGGCTGGAGGTGGAGAGTTTCTATGCCATCGTGGGTATCGACAGCCGGGGGAATACCATCATTCGCTGA
- a CDS encoding proline racemase family protein: MRFQEMIETVDTHTGGEPTRIILSGIPKLEGNSVREKRDYFKEHYDYIRTRLTYEPRGHAGMLCAAVVPPTMPEADFGIFYMDDVQYLDMCGHASIGVGTALQEIGLVPKAHRDRYAIETPAGLVWIKNNFKEDYVYSTTVRNVNSYVIENELRIDVDDVKDVPVNLAYGGNVFAIVPAARFGIKIQPSYMERIKHYSARIREVIAEKGIAVTLVQWYDEPKSKEADLRVVHSSGYGSPDRSPGGTGTSAKVAWLCANGKLAIDEPFVHEGIVDAPFIGVVKGVEEKNGRTEYLTEITGQARITGFHKFVFADNDDLREGFYFD, from the coding sequence ATGCGTTTTCAGGAAATGATCGAGACTGTGGACACCCATACCGGCGGCGAACCGACCCGGATCATTCTCAGCGGCATCCCCAAGCTGGAGGGAAATTCTGTCCGGGAGAAGCGGGACTATTTCAAGGAACACTATGACTATATCCGCACACGGCTGACCTACGAGCCCAGAGGCCATGCGGGGATGCTGTGCGCTGCGGTGGTGCCGCCCACCATGCCGGAGGCGGATTTCGGCATCTTCTACATGGACGACGTGCAGTATCTGGATATGTGCGGCCATGCCAGCATCGGCGTAGGGACTGCCCTGCAGGAGATCGGGCTGGTGCCCAAGGCCCATCGGGACCGCTACGCCATCGAGACCCCGGCGGGTCTGGTGTGGATCAAGAACAATTTCAAGGAGGACTATGTGTACAGCACCACCGTCCGCAACGTCAACAGCTACGTCATTGAAAACGAACTGCGGATCGACGTGGATGATGTGAAGGATGTGCCGGTGAATCTGGCCTACGGCGGCAACGTGTTTGCTATCGTACCGGCGGCCCGGTTCGGCATCAAGATCCAGCCCTCCTATATGGAGCGCATCAAGCATTATTCCGCCCGTATCCGGGAGGTCATTGCAGAGAAAGGCATTGCCGTGACGCTGGTTCAGTGGTATGATGAACCTAAGTCCAAGGAGGCGGACCTGCGGGTGGTCCACAGCTCCGGGTATGGCTCTCCGGATCGCTCCCCCGGCGGCACCGGCACCAGCGCCAAGGTGGCGTGGCTGTGCGCCAACGGGAAGCTGGCCATCGATGAGCCCTTTGTCCACGAGGGTATCGTGGATGCACCCTTTATCGGCGTGGTGAAGGGCGTCGAGGAGAAGAACGGCCGCACGGAGTATCTCACGGAGATCACCGGACAGGCCCGCATCACGGGCTTCCACAAATTTGTGTTTGCAGACAACGACGACCTGCGGGAGGGCTTCTATTTCGATTGA